A window of Tatumella citrea genomic DNA:
ACCGTGAGATGCAGCCCCGAGGCCAGCGCCTTTTGCCAGGCTTTGTTTAATCGCCAGCCGGAGAAACATAAAGTCCCCAATCGCCATGCCAAATACGCCAGTCAGAACCACAAACAACGCGACTAAATCGGGCTGTCCTCCTTCCTGCTGCGCGGCAGCCAGAGCAAACGGAGTGGTAATAGAGCGAACGGCAAGGCTGCGCTGAATCTCTTCCGGCAAAGTAAACAGCCGTGCCAGCCAGACCGAACTGCATACCGCGACCAGGGTTGCAGTTATCACCCCGGCACTGAGTGACATCCAGTGACGGCGGATAATGTAGATATTCTCATACACCGGCACCGCAAATGCTAAGGTCGCCGGGCCCAACAACCATAACAGCCAGTGGCTTTGAGCAATATAGTCACTCCAGCTGATATGGGTCACCAGCAGCAGAACTACCAGAACCAACGGAGTCATCACCAGTGGCATCAACAGCAGAGTACGCCAGCGGCGGTAGAGCCGTTTATTCAGGTAATAGACCAGAACAGTGACTACCGCACATAACAGACTAATCACTAAATCATTCATCACGGCCCTGCCTGCGTTCTGCACGCTGTGTTTCATAACGATAGATGCGCTCAACCACAAAGGAGGTCGCTGACAGGACCAATACGGTACTGATAGCAATCACCAGGCAGATACGCACACCATCCTCACGGAGTAATGTTCCATAGTTAATCACTGCCACGACCGCCGGGACGAAAAACAACAGCATTTCGGCCAGTAGCCAGTTGGAACCGGCTTTTACCCACTTCACGGGTAAAACTTTGGTCACAATCAATATCAGCATCAATATCATACCGACAATATTTGCTGGCAAAGGAATATGCAGCCACACTACCAGTTGTTGGGAAAACAGAAAAAAAACGATATAAATCAGTACCTGCACAGGCAACTGCAACAACCGTGGTAATTTTGTCAGCCGCTGTGAACGAAGGGCTGCAAGCATGGCGAATTCCTCCAGGAAAATTAATGAAATTAGTATACAGCCTGACCACAGGGTGAATAAAATGAACTAAAATTATCCCAACCATGCCATTTAGGAATAGTTATGGATGTGAGAGCGATTCGTTACTTTACTGAGGTGGTACGTCAACAAAGCTTCACCCGTGCGGCAGAAAAACTGTATGTCACTCAACCGACTATCAGCAAAATGCTGCGGCAACTGGAGGAAGAACTGGGCTGCACCTTGCTGTTGAGGGAAGGACGAAAACTGTACCTGACCGACAGCGGCAAAGCGGTCTACCAGCGCGGCAATGCAATTTTGCAGGAGTTTCGCCAGCTGGAGGCCGAAATCAGTGATATTAACCAGCTGACCACCGGTGAATTACGGCTGGGGATCCCACCGATGGTAGGCATGCAGATTGTCGGTTCTATTTCCGCTTTTCATAAACGTTATCCGGGTGTCGAACTTAAAATTTCTGAATTTGGCGGCCTGGCAGCGCAACAGGCGGTGCTGCAGGGGCGTCTTGATATAGCCATGACCGCGCTGCCCGCCGAGAGTGAATTCCCGTTGCAGGTGTTGCCGCTCATGGAACATCCGTTATGTGTGCTGGTCCCTCGCACCGAAGAGTGGTTACAGCGGAAAAGCCTGACGCTGCAGGATGTCGCCCGTTACCCGCTACTGGTATTTAACGAAGAGTTTTCGCTGAACCGCCAGTTACATAAAACTTTTCAGCGTCTGGGGTTGTCGCCGACGATTGCTATTCGCAGCGGACAGTGGGATTTTCTGGCCGCCATGGTACAGGCGGATATGGGGGTGGCAATTCTGCCGGAACCGATTTGCCAGAGACTGGACCCCACTTCGTTACTGTGGATCCCGCTGGAATCAGAGCTAACGTGGACGTTGGGATTAGTCTGGCGTGAAGGGAATTACATTTCCAGCAGCACCAGGGCATGGATCGATTGCTGCCGGAAATTCTGGCCCGGAGACTCTCCGGTACTGTCTATTTAAACGGCCGAAGTCACCTGTGCTGCCAGGTGACTCCAACAGTGATCACTCTTCTTTTTCGATCAGCAATGCTTCCAACAGGTCGAGATCGCGCAGAAGCTTCTGCATCGACTCATTGCTGATTTGTTGAGTCGCACGCATATGATAAACCTCTGCCCGTTCAGCGCGCAGGGCCGCCAGACGGAAACGCCGTTCAAGGTTTTCGGCAAACATCGCCCGCTCTACATCTTCTTTGCCGTCAATTCTGCGTCGCAGATTTCCGGTCACCCGGGAGCTGACCTCTTTCAGGACATCAGGATCGATATTTTCTTCGCTATCTTTCCCCAGGCGCTCTTCCATTTTATACAAACTGTCGATAGCGACCTTCGCCATTACCGCACGGGCAGTCCTCAGTTCACGGGCATTCTCACTCTTATCCATACCCGGAATGCCACGTAACAGTATCGGCAGAATAATCACGCCCACGATCAGCGAGAACATGATGACTCCGGTGGCAAGGAACACCAGTTCATAACGCGCGGGAAAGGCATCGCCATTTGCCAGATATAAAGGAACTGACAGCACACCGGCGAGGGTCACCGCTCCACGAACTCCGGCGAAAGTAGCAATCAGCAACTCACGGAACGAATAGTTGCTGAACTCCATTGGGTTTTTCTTCAGTAACCGGACACTCAGCCGTTGCATGATAAACAACCAGCCAAAACGTACCACCAGCAAAGCGACATACACCAGGCCTACATCGGCAAACAATGTCCAGATATTAACGTTGGCATCGGCATTAGCCTGCTGAATCGATGTTTCGAGAATGCTGGGCAGTTGAAGCCCCAACATTAAAAACACCATGCCGTTAAACACGAATTCCAGCATCTGCCAGACGCTGTTTGCTCTCAGACGCATCGCCAGCGGAGCCTGACGAATAATTCCGGAACGGGTAATGGTCATCCCTGCGGCCACCGCGGCCAGGATGCCGGAAAAACCGAAATGTTCAGCGATAATATAAGAAGCAAAAGGTAACAACAGCAATAATACCGTCTGGGTTGCAGGGTCATCACCGCTCCAGCGGCTTAGCAAACGCAGAGATTTACCGTACAACCAGCAAATAATTACCCCGGCGGCTAATCCGCCTATAGCTACTTTTAAAAATTCGAGGGTGGCTCCGGACCAGCTAAACACCATGGTACCCATGGCAACTGCCACCGCAAACTTCAGCGACACCAGGCCGGATGCATCATTCATCAGGGCTTCACCCTGAACTATCGACATGATTTTTTTAGGAATTCGCCCTTCCCCGACAATCCCGGATAAGGCGACGGCATCGGTTGGCGACAGAACGGCAGCCAGGGCAAACGCCGGAATCAACGGAATACCAGGTACTGCCCAGTAAATAAGATAACCAATACCCACGACTGTAATCAGTACCAGCACCAGTGCCAGCCCGATAATTTCACGCCCATGATGCAAAAACTCACTGGTCGGAGTTTTCCAGCCATCAGCGAACAGCAATGGCGGAATAAACAGGACCAGGAATAGCTCCGGATCAAAATCGACATGCAGTCCGATTGAAGGCCATGCCAGTATCGCCCCGGAGATAATCTGCACCAGTGGCAGGGGAATATGAAACGGGAGTAACCGGCCTGCAACTCCAGACAGGGATACCACTAATGTCATGATCAAAATGGTAAAAAAGATTTCCATGCTTTCCTTTAAGCCTCTTCCACAGGCGTTTTATGAACCAGGAACAAATCAGATACAGTAATAGTGTAAAACAAAATAAGGGAGTTAAATGCATCCTGGTGTGCGAAAATGCGGCCAAACCGGTCCTTTACGGATTTCTCCAGGTTTCTGCCTGTGCCCGGCGCTCACCGTAACCACCGCAATCCGGCCCGGACAGAAGCCCGGTTGCCCGGCAACAGCAACCCACCCATCGACGGATTTCAGTCAGCCCCCTGATAAATCACTCAGTGCAAGCTGCCAGATTGTTTCCGGAAAACCCGGCGCTCATTATTCTGAGGATGGGGAGCGACGCTTTCTCACCGAAGGAGTCAAATCATCGGTATCGGTGATGGCAAGTGTTTCCCCCGCAGGGCCTCGTTCCAGTAATACGGCGCCCTGCCCACTGGCCGCCAGCTGATCCCCCGGATTTCGTAACGGACAATCGCGCATTGAAAGGCAGCCACAACCAATACATCCGTTCAAATCATCCCGTAAATGAGTCAGGGTAGCGATTCTTTTATCCAGTTCTTCACGCCAGTGCAGGGTTAAAGCCTCCCATTCACCGGCAGACATCCGCTTATTCGGCGGCAGTTGCGCCAGATTTTCGCTGACCGACGCCAGAGGAATACCAATACGCTGTGCCACTTTAATAATTGCCACCCGACGCAGTACATCACGGCTGTACCGCCGCTGATTTCCACTGTTGCGGGTACTGGAAATGAGCCCTTTGCTTTCATAAAAATGCAGGGCAGAGACTGCGACCCCACTTCGGCGGGCAACTTCGCCGGGTGTCAGGACCGGTTTTGGATAGTTTCTCTCTTTTTTCATTTTCGGCCTTTACCTCAAGTTAACTTGAGGAATTATACTCCACTCCGACGCAAAAATCCCGAACCACTCCCGGTGATAATATTCGCCGTACAGGACAGAACTATGATGCAAGAAGAAATCATTCATTCGTTAACCCAGTGGATCAATCAGAACCTTGGGAAACATTTATCGATCGATGAAGTCGCTGCTAAATCAGGATATTCGAAATGGCATCTGCAACGTATGTTCCGGGCAGTGACACAGCAGACGCTGGGTGATTATATTCGCGAACGCCGGCTGGAAATGGCCGCAGATGCACTTTGCAAAACCCGCCGCCCGGTGTTTGATATTGCTCTGCAGTATGGCTATGAATCACAGCAAACCTTTTCACGGGTGTTTCGCCGTCAGTTTGATCAAACCCCTACCGCTTATCGTCAGGCGATGCGCTGCCGCGAACTCAGCCCGGCTGAGAGTATTAACCGCGAGTCCCGGTTATCTTCAGCTCGCCCGGCGTCCGTATCGGGGATGATGTAAGTCGTCATGTTGCCGCCCTCACCGGCGGCACCCTGCATGTTCAGATAATTTCCCGCCTGCCTGTTGCCCTGTTGCCACAAAAACTTACACAGCGTGTATTTTTCGTTCGATTTTCTTACAAAAAAGCCTATAATGTGACCTGCATCACAAAATTCCGTCCCCGCCAGGTACAGCTCCCGCTGCAGTTTTCCCGGATGACGGAGTTTATGTCACTCGAAAAATTGTTATAAGCATCTGTCACGGGTAGAAAAAATGGGCACATTAACTGCAGGTTTTCTCATCATGCGCTGGGGGTTGCTCAGTGCTATCGTAATGTTTCTCGCCAGCACAGTGAAAATTAAATGCCGGCAGAACAGTCACTATTTCTTTAGCTTTGTTTGCAGCAGCATTGGTGTCGTTATGTCATGCTGGTTTGTCACTGGTCTGATGGGCATCACACTGAGCATGCAGCAATGGCATTTGTTTGTCAGCAGTGCTCAGGAAGCGTTTATTAATGTGATGGAAATGACACCGTCAAGCTGGCCAACCTACTAATCAGTGCCATACGGTCTTAGTGGCCGACAGGAAGACATATCATTGCCACCAGTACCGGGCTAAGCAGCCACGGATAGAGCCGTGCGTGTAACTGATCCGGTACCTGCGAGGCCATATGACCAGCCAGCCACATTCCGACAAAGCTGGCAGCCATCAGGATAATAGCGGCCTGCACATCGATATAGCCCACAAATCCTGGCATCGAAGGTGCTGAGTAATACAGCGATGTGATTGCATAGGTCAGGGTGGCAGTCAGCGCCATCGGCAGGGTGAGTGGATTTGCTAACGCTGCGGCCTGTACCATGGTCGCTCCCCGTCGCCGCATCAGCGGAACCGTCATCACACTACCGCCAACACCGAGAAACGCAGCAATTACACCGATCAGCCCCCCTGCCAGCGCAGAATGTTTCAGTGGCTGAATCCCTGCTTCTCCGGCAGGCGCCGTGCGTAAAAAACCAGGCCGAAACAGGCAATCCAGCAATGTTAGTAGCAGATAGACCACAAATCCCGCACGAATCCACTGCCCGCTGCTGAACTGTGCCGCCACAGCTCCGACAACGCCACCTACCGCAATCATCAGCCACAAAGGTTTTAATACCCCGGCCAGTTGCCTGAGTAACTGTCTCTGACGCAGACTGGCCACCAGGGATGAGAACAGCATCACTGCAGCAGAAGTTGCCACCGCGATTTGCATCACCTCTCCTCCCCCGGCATCAGTGGGTAAATGCTGTGCCGCCAGTACCGATACCAACAGCGGCACGGTAATAAACCCGCCACCAAATCCAAATAGCACCGTGGTGATCCCTGAAATAACTCCGGCAATCGCTAAAAAAACCATCATAAATATTTACCTGTCCGCTACTGTGGGTCAGAGTATACAAACTTCAGGGAATGACTTAATTACGGGTTCAGGACAATCATTAACGAATTCGGGCCATCTGAGACAGGTCATGCGTAACACACCGATTAACAACGTCGATCATATTCCACGCACAGTACTGGCTCTGGCGACCGACTATCCCCCCGATACCTGGCTGGCTCCGCACCAGCATCGCAGAGCGCAATTTCTCTACAGCATCAGCGGTCTGATGGAAGTTAACAGTGAAGAAGGCCAATGGATGGTGTTGCCTGGCAATGGGGTCTGGATACCTGCAGGTAAGACTCATGCGGTGAGAATGCTCGGGGCCAGTACCCGCAGCCTGTATATTGAGCCGGCCGCAGCACCACGCCCTGCAACCCAATGTGAGGTGCTGAATGTCAGCTCGTTGCTGCACCAGCTATTGCTCACTTCTGCAGACATTCCTCTGGATTATCCGGCCGGGAGCCGGAATGATTTGGTGATACTGTTAATCATGCAGGAGTTGGCGCTGGCCGGGATTAACCCGCTGTTTACCCCGCTTCCCTACGATCCGACCCTGAAAGCACTGTGCAGTGCATTTAACCGGCACCCCGATATACGCCAGCGTCCGGAGCAGTGGGCAGCCGTGTTACATAAAAGTCCGCGCACATTCAGCCGCTTTTTTCGACAGCAAACCGGGTTGTCATTCGGTCTTTGGAGACAGCGTGCCTGCCTTAATTACAGTTTCCTGGCACTAAGCCGGGGTGAGTCAGTTACTGCCACAGCACTGACTCTTGGCTATCAGAATATCAGCGCCTTCTCGGCCATGTTCCGTCAGGCGACCGGGCAAACTCCCGGCATGTTTACTACTACGCCATCACAGGTGAATTCCCTGCCCGACAGATAAAAAAATCCCCGCCGGTAGCTGACTACCGGCGGGGATGATGATTACCCCGGGATAATCCGAAAGCTGATAACAGCCTCCGGAACTCACCTGTTAAGGTAATTTATAAGCAACAATATAATCGCCCATTTTAGTACCGAACGAACCGTGTCCGCCCGCAACAATCACCAGATACTGCTTACCGTCTACTTCATAGGTCATTGGCGTTGCCTGACCACCTGCT
This region includes:
- a CDS encoding LysR family transcriptional regulator; protein product: MDVRAIRYFTEVVRQQSFTRAAEKLYVTQPTISKMLRQLEEELGCTLLLREGRKLYLTDSGKAVYQRGNAILQEFRQLEAEISDINQLTTGELRLGIPPMVGMQIVGSISAFHKRYPGVELKISEFGGLAAQQAVLQGRLDIAMTALPAESEFPLQVLPLMEHPLCVLVPRTEEWLQRKSLTLQDVARYPLLVFNEEFSLNRQLHKTFQRLGLSPTIAIRSGQWDFLAAMVQADMGVAILPEPICQRLDPTSLLWIPLESELTWTLGLVWREGNYISSSTRAWIDCCRKFWPGDSPVLSI
- the soxR gene encoding redox-sensitive transcriptional activator SoxR → MKKERNYPKPVLTPGEVARRSGVAVSALHFYESKGLISSTRNSGNQRRYSRDVLRRVAIIKVAQRIGIPLASVSENLAQLPPNKRMSAGEWEALTLHWREELDKRIATLTHLRDDLNGCIGCGCLSMRDCPLRNPGDQLAASGQGAVLLERGPAGETLAITDTDDLTPSVRKRRSPSSE
- a CDS encoding YjcB family protein, coding for MGTLTAGFLIMRWGLLSAIVMFLASTVKIKCRQNSHYFFSFVCSSIGVVMSCWFVTGLMGITLSMQQWHLFVSSAQEAFINVMEMTPSSWPTY
- a CDS encoding LrgB family protein, which encodes MNDLVISLLCAVVTVLVYYLNKRLYRRWRTLLLMPLVMTPLVLVVLLLVTHISWSDYIAQSHWLLWLLGPATLAFAVPVYENIYIIRRHWMSLSAGVITATLVAVCSSVWLARLFTLPEEIQRSLAVRSITTPFALAAAQQEGGQPDLVALFVVLTGVFGMAIGDFMFLRLAIKQSLAKGAGLGAASHGAGTAKAYQLGPQEGVVSSLVMMLAGVVTVLAAPIIGHVMWRA
- a CDS encoding sulfite exporter TauE/SafE family protein; amino-acid sequence: MMVFLAIAGVISGITTVLFGFGGGFITVPLLVSVLAAQHLPTDAGGGEVMQIAVATSAAVMLFSSLVASLRQRQLLRQLAGVLKPLWLMIAVGGVVGAVAAQFSSGQWIRAGFVVYLLLTLLDCLFRPGFLRTAPAGEAGIQPLKHSALAGGLIGVIAAFLGVGGSVMTVPLMRRRGATMVQAAALANPLTLPMALTATLTYAITSLYYSAPSMPGFVGYIDVQAAIILMAASFVGMWLAGHMASQVPDQLHARLYPWLLSPVLVAMICLPVGH
- a CDS encoding Na+/H+ antiporter, translated to MEIFFTILIMTLVVSLSGVAGRLLPFHIPLPLVQIISGAILAWPSIGLHVDFDPELFLVLFIPPLLFADGWKTPTSEFLHHGREIIGLALVLVLITVVGIGYLIYWAVPGIPLIPAFALAAVLSPTDAVALSGIVGEGRIPKKIMSIVQGEALMNDASGLVSLKFAVAVAMGTMVFSWSGATLEFLKVAIGGLAAGVIICWLYGKSLRLLSRWSGDDPATQTVLLLLLPFASYIIAEHFGFSGILAAVAAGMTITRSGIIRQAPLAMRLRANSVWQMLEFVFNGMVFLMLGLQLPSILETSIQQANADANVNIWTLFADVGLVYVALLVVRFGWLFIMQRLSVRLLKKNPMEFSNYSFRELLIATFAGVRGAVTLAGVLSVPLYLANGDAFPARYELVFLATGVIMFSLIVGVIILPILLRGIPGMDKSENARELRTARAVMAKVAIDSLYKMEERLGKDSEENIDPDVLKEVSSRVTGNLRRRIDGKEDVERAMFAENLERRFRLAALRAERAEVYHMRATQQISNESMQKLLRDLDLLEALLIEKEE
- the soxS gene encoding superoxide response transcriptional regulator SoxS gives rise to the protein MMQEEIIHSLTQWINQNLGKHLSIDEVAAKSGYSKWHLQRMFRAVTQQTLGDYIRERRLEMAADALCKTRRPVFDIALQYGYESQQTFSRVFRRQFDQTPTAYRQAMRCRELSPAESINRESRLSSARPASVSGMM
- a CDS encoding CidA/LrgA family protein; its protein translation is MLAALRSQRLTKLPRLLQLPVQVLIYIVFFLFSQQLVVWLHIPLPANIVGMILMLILIVTKVLPVKWVKAGSNWLLAEMLLFFVPAVVAVINYGTLLREDGVRICLVIAISTVLVLSATSFVVERIYRYETQRAERRQGRDE
- a CDS encoding AraC family transcriptional regulator, translating into MRNTPINNVDHIPRTVLALATDYPPDTWLAPHQHRRAQFLYSISGLMEVNSEEGQWMVLPGNGVWIPAGKTHAVRMLGASTRSLYIEPAAAPRPATQCEVLNVSSLLHQLLLTSADIPLDYPAGSRNDLVILLIMQELALAGINPLFTPLPYDPTLKALCSAFNRHPDIRQRPEQWAAVLHKSPRTFSRFFRQQTGLSFGLWRQRACLNYSFLALSRGESVTATALTLGYQNISAFSAMFRQATGQTPGMFTTTPSQVNSLPDR